The Clostridium sporogenes genome contains a region encoding:
- a CDS encoding sensor histidine kinase codes for MSKTSVKKRLMVNFILIIIISVFILEFLLILFTRHYYYNNLEDAISNQIKTSAEFYNKYFSNSPLEDNVLDNVDVFWRQTSAQVQIIDTKGKVLMDSIGVSNKNEIKTSDVQKALKGEKGVWLGKVDYDTSGVMAVTYPLKSDNQIVGVLRFITSLRYVNNDIARISLGFLLIGLVVILISGLVSLFLANSITEPMKELTYVANKMAAGNFKVKSEKMFEDEFGELSDTLNYMADEIVKKDQLKNEFISSVSHELRTPLTSIKGWAITLNSNEVDKEVLKDGLKIIEDESERLSGMVEELLDFSKFVSGKMKLNKEEINICEIIDTVRKQLEPYAYRNRINFKATCINKLPNIYGDRNRIKQVLINLLDNAFKFTPEGGLVELNVKYEEEYLTIFVKDTGIGISREDLPRVKEKFYKGNSGKSKNGIGLSICDEIVKLHNGVLHIESEEGKGTIISVKLPVIKL; via the coding sequence ATGAGTAAAACAAGTGTAAAAAAAAGGCTAATGGTAAATTTTATATTAATTATAATAATAAGTGTTTTTATACTAGAATTTTTATTAATTCTTTTTACAAGACATTATTATTATAATAATTTAGAGGATGCTATTTCTAATCAGATAAAAACTTCTGCAGAATTTTATAATAAATATTTTTCTAATTCCCCCCTAGAAGATAACGTATTAGATAATGTAGATGTATTTTGGAGACAGACCTCTGCTCAAGTACAAATAATAGATACAAAGGGTAAAGTTTTAATGGATTCTATAGGAGTATCAAATAAAAATGAGATAAAAACTTCAGATGTTCAAAAGGCATTAAAAGGAGAAAAAGGAGTTTGGTTAGGTAAAGTTGACTATGATACTTCTGGTGTAATGGCAGTAACCTATCCATTAAAATCAGACAATCAAATAGTTGGAGTGCTAAGATTTATAACTTCATTAAGATATGTAAATAATGATATAGCAAGGATATCCTTAGGCTTTTTACTTATTGGATTAGTAGTAATTTTAATATCTGGCTTGGTTAGCCTATTTTTAGCTAATAGTATAACAGAACCTATGAAAGAGTTAACTTACGTAGCAAATAAAATGGCAGCTGGTAACTTTAAGGTTAAAAGTGAAAAAATGTTTGAGGATGAGTTTGGAGAATTGTCAGATACATTAAATTATATGGCAGATGAGATAGTAAAAAAAGATCAGTTAAAAAATGAATTCATATCTTCTGTGTCTCATGAACTAAGAACTCCTTTGACATCTATAAAGGGCTGGGCAATAACATTAAATTCTAATGAAGTAGATAAAGAAGTTTTAAAAGATGGATTAAAAATAATAGAAGATGAGAGCGAAAGACTAAGTGGAATGGTAGAAGAATTATTAGATTTTTCAAAGTTTGTATCAGGAAAGATGAAATTAAATAAAGAAGAAATAAATATATGTGAAATAATAGATACAGTAAGAAAGCAATTAGAACCCTATGCTTATAGAAATAGAATAAATTTTAAAGCAACCTGTATAAATAAACTTCCTAATATATATGGGGATAGAAATAGAATAAAGCAGGTTTTAATAAATTTATTGGATAATGCTTTTAAGTTTACTCCAGAAGGTGGATTAGTGGAATTAAATGTTAAGTATGAAGAAGAATATTTAACAATTTTTGTAAAAGATACAGGTATAGGAATAAGCAGGGAAGATTTACCAAGGGTTAAGGAAAAGTTTTATAAAGGTAACAGTGGTAAATCAAAAAATGGCATAGGGTTATCCATATGTGATGAAATAGTAAAGCTTCACAATGGAGTATTACATATAGAAAGCGAAGAGGGTAAAGGTACTATTATATCAGTAAAATTACCAGTAATAAAATTATAA
- a CDS encoding polysaccharide deacetylase family protein has translation MDKKNKILLITICALFFIAGFFVTKNIVDKKNKEQFMKKEMINDNSKMVIKQMDDKVVFSEYIKDKYDAKEVFKKDGKKIAFLTFDDGPSYLSNDILDILKKYNIKATFFVVGNLAKENKSIIERQIKEGHSIGNHTYTHNYKNIYSSVDVFVNEVDKTQNVIKSIVGSNYDIKLVRFPGGSFGDRLNPYKEAIKNKGYYNMDWNALNGDAEGNNIPKEKLIQNIKSTIEGKNHVVILMHDCAAKKTTVEALPDIIEYLISQGYEFKALK, from the coding sequence ATGGATAAAAAAAATAAAATTTTATTAATAACAATATGTGCTTTGTTTTTTATAGCAGGTTTTTTTGTCACCAAAAACATAGTAGATAAAAAAAATAAAGAACAATTTATGAAAAAAGAAATGATTAACGATAATAGTAAAATGGTAATTAAACAAATGGATGATAAGGTAGTGTTTAGCGAATATATAAAGGACAAGTATGATGCTAAGGAAGTATTTAAGAAAGACGGTAAAAAAATAGCTTTTTTAACCTTTGATGATGGACCAAGCTATTTAAGTAATGATATATTAGATATATTAAAAAAATACAACATAAAGGCTACTTTTTTTGTAGTAGGAAATTTAGCAAAGGAGAATAAAAGTATAATAGAGAGACAAATTAAAGAGGGACATTCTATAGGAAATCATACCTATACTCATAATTATAAAAACATTTATTCAAGTGTAGATGTCTTTGTAAATGAAGTAGATAAAACTCAAAATGTTATAAAGTCTATAGTAGGATCTAACTATGATATAAAATTAGTAAGATTTCCTGGAGGATCCTTTGGAGATAGATTAAATCCTTATAAAGAGGCTATAAAAAACAAGGGTTATTATAACATGGATTGGAATGCTTTAAATGGGGATGCAGAAGGAAATAATATACCAAAGGAAAAGCTAATACAAAACATAAAAAGTACTATTGAAGGAAAAAATCATGTGGTTATACTAATGCATGATTGTGCTGCTAAAAAAACTACTGTAGAGGCATTGCCAGATATAATAGAATATTTAATATCACAGGGCTACGAATTCAAAGCCTTAAAATAG
- a CDS encoding HD domain-containing protein: MFSREKAEELLLNNLKSEHLIKHSYAVEAVMRGLAKKLDPENIDKWGITGLLHDLDADIVDYVQNPHLHGPKTVEILKAEGFGDEDMYNAICAHNQESGTEIKSKMDQSIYAADPITGFITAITLVYPDKKISSVKVKSITKRMKEKRFAAGANREAMKSIEKLGIEFSEFAELALKSMEEISEVLGL; encoded by the coding sequence ATGTTTAGTAGAGAAAAAGCAGAAGAACTATTATTAAATAACTTAAAATCAGAACACTTGATAAAGCACTCCTATGCTGTAGAGGCAGTAATGAGAGGGCTAGCAAAAAAGTTAGATCCAGAAAATATAGATAAATGGGGTATAACAGGACTTCTACATGATTTAGATGCGGATATAGTAGATTATGTACAAAATCCTCATCTTCATGGGCCAAAAACTGTTGAAATACTTAAAGCTGAAGGTTTTGGAGATGAAGACATGTATAATGCTATATGTGCTCATAATCAAGAATCAGGAACAGAAATAAAATCAAAAATGGATCAGTCTATATATGCAGCAGATCCTATAACAGGATTTATAACAGCCATAACATTGGTGTACCCAGATAAAAAAATTTCTAGCGTGAAGGTTAAATCCATAACAAAAAGAATGAAAGAAAAAAGATTTGCCGCAGGAGCAAATAGAGAAGCTATGAAATCTATAGAGAAGCTTGGAATAGAATTTTCAGAGTTCGCAGAGTTAGCCCTTAAGTCTATGGAAGAAATTTCAGAAGTACTTGGATTATAA
- a CDS encoding response regulator transcription factor: MDKILIVEDEPSIRGFVKVNLKMNNFDVIEAETGEEGIEKAREHKPQVIILDIMLPGIDGLEVCKTLRKEFPNMGIIMLTAKSQDTDKVLGLEYGADDYIIKPFNPLELTLRIKAILRRVNAIKKSDDNIITGGPFKIDLYSKKIYKGEEEIDITPTEYLLMKIFIENPGKAFNRDELLDLVWGYDFMGDSKIVDVNIRRLRSKIEETPSEPRFIKTVWGTGYRWQNT, translated from the coding sequence ATGGATAAAATATTAATAGTAGAAGATGAACCTTCTATAAGAGGCTTTGTAAAAGTAAATTTGAAGATGAATAATTTTGATGTAATAGAGGCAGAAACGGGAGAAGAGGGGATAGAAAAAGCAAGGGAACATAAACCACAGGTAATTATATTAGATATCATGCTACCAGGGATAGATGGATTAGAAGTGTGTAAGACCTTAAGAAAGGAGTTCCCTAATATGGGAATAATAATGCTTACTGCTAAAAGCCAAGATACAGATAAAGTTTTAGGCTTAGAATATGGGGCAGATGACTATATAATAAAACCCTTTAATCCTTTAGAACTTACTTTAAGAATAAAAGCCATATTAAGAAGAGTTAATGCAATAAAGAAAAGTGATGATAATATAATAACTGGAGGTCCCTTTAAAATAGATCTTTATTCTAAAAAAATCTATAAAGGTGAAGAAGAAATAGACATAACCCCAACAGAATATTTACTTATGAAAATATTTATTGAAAATCCAGGGAAAGCTTTTAATAGAGATGAGTTATTGGATTTAGTCTGGGGTTACGATTTTATGGGAGATTCTAAAATTGTAGATGTAAACATAAGAAGATTAAGATCAAAAATAGAAGAAACACCATCTGAGCCTAGATTTATAAAGACTGTATGGGGAACAGGTTATAGATGGCAAAACACTTAA
- a CDS encoding aminotransferase class V-fold PLP-dependent enzyme, with the protein MYFNKRSPYKYLVVGSDTKIPLYNGQLSSCINFDNAATTPPLVSVINSIVNFSPWYSSIHRGTGYKSQLSSKIYEDSRETVGKFVEADLDKDTVIYVKNTTEAINKLSYRLCSYDDDSIILTTSMEHHSNDLPWRNKYKIDYIEVDEFGRLVMEDLKNKLIKYGDKVKLVTITGASNVTGYINPIYDIAKLVHGYGSKILVDGAQLVPHCKISMKPYDSLEHIDYLTFSAHKMYAPFGIGVLIGPKETFEEGAPDYKGGGTVNVVTKDYVLWTDPPEKDEAGTPNVMGVVALVAAINTITSIGMKNIEIYEQNIFKYAFKNIAQIPDIKIYSCTDISCPRVAIVPFNINGIHHSITAEILSKEFGIAVRNGCFCAQPYVQKILNIPKEEIGSYADKPMSERPGMVRLSFGMYNDIYEIDFLVMALNKIIKNKDKYLRKYS; encoded by the coding sequence ATGTATTTTAACAAAAGATCTCCTTATAAATATTTAGTTGTTGGTAGTGACACTAAAATACCTCTATATAATGGACAACTATCTTCTTGTATAAATTTTGATAATGCAGCTACTACACCACCTTTAGTTTCTGTAATAAATTCCATTGTAAATTTTTCTCCATGGTATTCCTCCATTCACAGAGGTACTGGATATAAATCTCAATTATCTTCTAAAATATATGAAGATTCTAGAGAAACTGTTGGGAAATTTGTGGAAGCTGATTTAGACAAAGATACTGTTATATATGTAAAAAATACTACAGAAGCTATTAATAAGCTTTCTTATAGACTTTGTTCCTATGATGATGATTCTATAATTTTAACTACTTCTATGGAACATCATTCTAATGACTTACCTTGGAGAAATAAATATAAGATAGATTATATAGAGGTAGATGAGTTTGGAAGATTGGTAATGGAAGATTTAAAAAACAAACTAATAAAATATGGTGATAAAGTTAAATTAGTTACTATTACTGGTGCATCTAATGTAACAGGATATATAAATCCTATTTATGATATAGCAAAATTAGTTCATGGATATGGAAGCAAAATTTTGGTAGATGGAGCACAGCTTGTACCCCATTGTAAAATTAGTATGAAACCCTATGATAGTTTGGAACACATTGATTATTTAACTTTTTCTGCTCATAAAATGTATGCACCTTTTGGTATAGGTGTTTTAATAGGACCTAAAGAAACTTTTGAAGAAGGTGCTCCAGACTATAAAGGTGGCGGTACTGTAAATGTAGTAACTAAAGACTATGTTCTATGGACAGATCCTCCTGAAAAGGATGAAGCAGGTACTCCAAATGTTATGGGTGTTGTAGCTCTTGTTGCAGCTATAAATACCATAACAAGCATTGGAATGAAAAATATTGAAATTTATGAACAAAATATTTTCAAATATGCTTTTAAAAATATTGCACAAATACCAGATATTAAAATTTACTCATGCACAGATATAAGTTGCCCTAGAGTTGCTATAGTACCTTTTAATATAAACGGTATCCACCATAGCATAACCGCAGAAATACTTTCTAAAGAGTTTGGTATAGCTGTAAGAAATGGCTGTTTTTGTGCTCAACCCTATGTTCAAAAAATATTAAACATTCCAAAAGAAGAAATAGGCTCGTATGCAGATAAACCTATGTCTGAAAGACCAGGCATGGTTAGGTTAAGCTTTGGTATGTATAATGACATTTACGAAATAGACTTTCTAGTTATGGCTCTTAATAAAATAATTAAAAACAAAGATAAATATTTAAGAAAATATAGTTAA
- a CDS encoding TVP38/TMEM64 family protein, which produces MKNKKDLFKIVTLSLIVIIVAVFLAKHGHTIKRMNIRRTVKYIRSCGKFSSICFLLVYALKPLVLIIPASMLSLVGGILFGPVKGFILNMLGFFLSGSLAFWLSRLLGKSFVDKILRGKAVELDNNMEKEGFKIIFLLRFPPIFPYDPLSYASGLTKMKYKHFVLGSLLGVIPETLCYSYMGKNVMNPLTSKFMVPVFLVILTTIIGIYIYKKSKINVIKNEKV; this is translated from the coding sequence ATGAAAAATAAAAAGGATTTATTTAAAATAGTTACTTTAAGTTTAATTGTTATTATTGTAGCTGTGTTTTTAGCAAAACATGGACATACAATTAAAAGAATGAATATAAGACGTACAGTAAAATATATTAGAAGTTGTGGAAAGTTTTCATCTATATGTTTTTTATTGGTATATGCTTTAAAACCTTTAGTTCTTATTATTCCAGCTTCTATGTTGTCCCTTGTAGGGGGAATCTTATTTGGACCTGTAAAGGGATTTATATTAAATATGTTAGGTTTTTTCTTATCTGGAAGTTTGGCTTTTTGGTTAAGTAGGCTTTTAGGCAAATCCTTTGTGGATAAGATTTTAAGGGGAAAAGCTGTAGAATTGGATAATAATATGGAGAAAGAAGGATTTAAGATTATATTTCTTTTAAGGTTTCCGCCAATATTTCCCTATGATCCTTTAAGTTATGCCTCAGGACTTACAAAAATGAAATATAAACATTTTGTTTTAGGATCTTTATTAGGAGTTATACCAGAAACCCTATGTTATTCTTATATGGGGAAAAATGTTATGAATCCTTTAACTTCAAAATTTATGGTACCTGTATTTTTAGTTATATTAACTACAATTATAGGGATTTATATTTATAAGAAAAGTAAAATTAATGTTATAAAAAATGAAAAAGTATAG
- a CDS encoding MATE family efflux transporter produces MDRKYPMKEILDTSIPIIAEMTLYNLMIVFDMMMIGNYGGNKCLTAVGLSNGVIFTLCDVFISVGLAVSLTSLIARSIGSRYYKSAQQYSICGLFLGIIISFLISYFMFHKSEKILYMAGARGDILKIANIFNKTMAISIFFKMNTEIINSILRGYKNTKIPFFTAVIISSCKILLDFIFIFCIGKKGLGVFGAALASILSQIIGFIFSFIYMLDKLKSHGNINLFKLLKIDKIKDILNMYIPASLEEATFSISRLLCAFMIIKIGSISFSANEIANTIETVSIIPSEALGVSATTLVGIKIGEKNYKDAKKYSNRSLFFALSISLIFSLIFIFMPNLLVGFFVGNKERKVIKLATLCLLVGAIEQPFIAASTVVEGVLKGIGDAKTPFIITVISSWCIRVPLFYYYIYKLKYSVVYVWWITAFQWFIDFLLMKIILNKKFKQYQS; encoded by the coding sequence ATGGACAGAAAATATCCAATGAAAGAAATTCTAGATACATCCATTCCAATTATAGCAGAAATGACATTATATAATCTAATGATAGTATTTGATATGATGATGATAGGAAATTATGGCGGTAATAAATGTTTAACCGCAGTAGGATTAAGCAATGGAGTTATTTTTACTCTTTGCGATGTGTTTATTTCCGTAGGTCTTGCAGTTTCTCTAACGTCACTAATAGCTAGAAGCATAGGAAGTAGATATTATAAAAGTGCACAGCAGTATTCTATATGTGGCTTATTTTTAGGTATTATAATTTCCTTTCTTATAAGTTATTTTATGTTTCATAAAAGTGAAAAAATCTTATATATGGCAGGTGCCAGGGGGGATATACTTAAAATAGCTAATATTTTTAATAAGACAATGGCTATTTCAATTTTTTTTAAGATGAATACAGAGATTATAAATTCTATATTAAGAGGTTACAAAAATACAAAGATACCTTTTTTTACAGCAGTAATAATAAGTAGCTGTAAAATTTTATTAGATTTTATTTTTATATTTTGTATAGGGAAAAAAGGTTTAGGTGTATTTGGAGCAGCATTGGCCTCTATATTATCTCAAATAATAGGTTTTATATTTTCATTTATATACATGTTAGATAAATTAAAATCTCATGGCAATATAAATTTGTTTAAATTGCTTAAAATAGATAAGATAAAGGACATTTTAAATATGTATATACCAGCATCTTTAGAAGAAGCTACATTTAGTATAAGTAGATTATTGTGTGCTTTTATGATAATAAAAATTGGGAGCATTTCCTTTTCTGCTAATGAAATAGCAAATACCATAGAAACAGTTTCTATAATACCTAGTGAAGCCTTAGGGGTTTCTGCTACTACCTTGGTTGGAATAAAAATAGGAGAAAAAAATTATAAAGACGCAAAAAAATATAGTAATAGGTCTCTTTTTTTTGCCCTTAGTATATCTCTAATATTTTCTTTAATATTTATTTTTATGCCTAATTTGTTAGTAGGATTTTTTGTAGGTAATAAAGAAAGGAAAGTTATAAAATTAGCAACTTTATGTTTATTAGTTGGAGCTATAGAACAACCATTTATAGCAGCATCTACCGTTGTTGAAGGCGTATTAAAAGGAATAGGAGATGCTAAAACTCCATTTATTATAACTGTAATTTCTAGTTGGTGTATAAGAGTACCCTTGTTTTATTATTATATATATAAATTAAAATATTCTGTAGTATATGTTTGGTGGATAACAGCTTTCCAGTGGTTTATAGATTTTCTACTTATGAAAATAATTTTGAATAAAAAATTTAAGCAATACCAATCATGA
- a CDS encoding EAL domain-containing protein, which produces MKLYKKSLNIILLIFLVSIIITSIFSETYIIKKFNNIELKYNVSKTEQLLKLINKDIENTYDLNKDYAIWDDTYKFINDKNNNYIETILKGSSIFKNFNIDLILFVNKNNNIVFQQYYNKNKRLDKKNIDYISSIAISDIKNTTPIKGLKKLDDSLFLITSSPVTDSLNSKAPNGVMIFIKFLTKENINKIYGNNTNFQIIDYKNLYNVIYKKNNIYIVEGNNNLIESYGLIKDIFNNDAFMLKLNITRDIYFAAKENIKFFVFVMFILGIFMSILLIKILNKLVLKRIHIIEKTLNYVSKTADLSVRLDTAGNDEITSLNKNFNNMFDMLETSKEEIIENQKKYNYLFSSVITNFSYNKIVKNKDSDIIDFKVVEINNYFSELLNTDKENIIGENISSFIPSILNENPILIKSIKKISSMGGKDTLEEIYIEELRKWFSAVVYSMEVDYFALLLTDITENKKDKEKILGLAYYDSLTGLSNRKKIIETINKTINNYVNKKFAVLFIDLDHFKSINDTLGHDVGDYVLEKVSARFKMLIGPNHKIGRLGGDEFIIVQIINSISDAEKLAGKICTTLNHPIKYKEDDLFIGASIGISVYPEDGKDTSTLMKNADAAMYAAKKNGGYKYEVYSRSMNERALDDLILENRLRRALEKNELLVYFQPIYHLKTSKIVAIESLVRWKFDNKIINPNQFIPLAKNIGEIANIDNWVLNKACSQCHLWENQNNNPLYVSANISFKQMKDKNFVDNVLNILKTTKLSPNYLCLEITEDEAMEDVDLSIRTLEALKKHGIKISLDDFGTGYSSLSYVTKLPIDNIKIDKSIIKNIHKDNKSLQIVKSIILMSKSLDINIIAEGVETIDQLEILQELDCDFIQGFYISEPLPIKNFENNFIK; this is translated from the coding sequence ATGAAATTATATAAAAAGTCCCTAAATATAATATTGTTAATTTTTTTAGTATCCATAATTATTACTAGTATTTTTTCAGAAACTTATATAATAAAAAAGTTTAATAACATAGAACTTAAATATAATGTATCTAAAACTGAGCAATTATTAAAATTAATAAATAAAGATATTGAAAATACCTATGATTTAAATAAAGATTATGCTATATGGGATGATACTTATAAATTTATAAATGATAAAAATAATAATTATATAGAAACTATTTTAAAAGGAAGTAGCATTTTTAAGAATTTTAATATTGATTTAATATTATTTGTAAATAAAAATAATAATATAGTATTTCAGCAATATTATAATAAAAATAAAAGATTAGATAAAAAAAATATAGATTATATTTCTTCCATTGCTATTTCTGATATAAAAAATACTACTCCTATTAAAGGATTAAAAAAACTTGATGATTCATTATTCTTGATAACATCTTCACCTGTTACAGATAGTTTAAATTCTAAAGCTCCTAATGGTGTCATGATATTTATTAAATTTTTGACCAAAGAAAATATTAATAAAATTTATGGTAATAATACAAATTTTCAAATTATAGATTACAAAAATTTGTATAATGTTATATATAAAAAAAATAATATATATATAGTTGAAGGTAATAATAATTTGATTGAAAGCTATGGCTTAATAAAAGATATATTTAATAATGATGCTTTTATGTTAAAACTAAATATAACTAGAGATATTTACTTTGCTGCAAAAGAGAATATCAAATTTTTTGTATTTGTTATGTTTATTTTAGGTATTTTTATGAGTATACTTCTTATAAAAATTCTAAATAAATTAGTACTTAAAAGAATTCATATTATAGAAAAAACTTTAAATTATGTATCTAAAACTGCTGATTTATCTGTACGCTTAGATACTGCAGGAAATGATGAAATAACAAGTTTAAATAAAAACTTTAACAATATGTTTGATATGTTAGAGACATCAAAAGAGGAAATTATAGAAAACCAAAAAAAATATAACTATCTTTTTTCTAGTGTTATAACTAACTTCTCCTATAATAAAATAGTAAAAAATAAAGATTCTGATATTATAGATTTTAAAGTAGTAGAAATAAACAACTATTTTAGCGAATTATTGAATACAGATAAAGAAAATATAATTGGAGAAAATATATCTTCATTTATTCCCTCTATCCTAAATGAAAATCCAATTTTAATAAAATCCATAAAAAAAATCTCTTCTATGGGTGGAAAAGATACTTTAGAAGAAATTTATATAGAAGAATTAAGAAAATGGTTTTCTGCAGTGGTTTATAGTATGGAGGTAGACTATTTTGCCCTACTTTTAACAGATATAACTGAAAATAAAAAAGATAAAGAGAAGATTTTAGGACTAGCTTATTATGATTCTCTTACTGGTCTTTCAAATAGAAAAAAAATTATAGAAACTATAAATAAAACTATAAACAACTATGTGAACAAAAAGTTTGCTGTTTTATTTATAGATTTAGATCACTTTAAATCTATAAATGATACTTTAGGTCATGATGTTGGGGATTACGTTTTAGAAAAAGTTTCTGCTAGATTTAAAATGCTGATAGGTCCTAATCATAAGATTGGTAGACTGGGTGGAGATGAATTTATAATTGTACAAATTATAAATTCTATAAGTGATGCTGAAAAATTAGCTGGTAAAATATGTACTACTTTAAATCACCCAATAAAATATAAGGAAGATGATTTATTTATTGGTGCTAGCATCGGTATAAGTGTCTATCCAGAGGATGGTAAAGATACTTCTACACTAATGAAAAATGCAGATGCTGCAATGTATGCAGCTAAAAAAAATGGTGGATATAAATATGAAGTATATTCTAGAAGTATGAATGAAAGAGCCCTAGATGATTTAATTCTAGAAAATAGATTAAGGCGAGCCTTAGAAAAAAATGAATTATTAGTGTATTTTCAACCCATTTATCACTTAAAAACATCTAAAATTGTGGCAATAGAATCTTTAGTTAGATGGAAATTTGATAATAAAATTATAAATCCTAATCAATTTATTCCATTAGCTAAAAATATTGGTGAAATAGCTAATATAGATAATTGGGTACTAAATAAAGCTTGTTCTCAGTGCCATTTATGGGAAAACCAAAATAATAATCCCTTATATGTATCTGCAAATATATCTTTTAAACAAATGAAGGATAAAAATTTTGTGGATAATGTTTTAAATATACTTAAAACTACTAAACTATCCCCTAACTACTTATGTCTAGAAATAACAGAGGATGAAGCTATGGAAGATGTGGATTTAAGTATTAGAACTTTAGAAGCATTAAAAAAACATGGAATAAAAATATCTCTAGATGATTTTGGTACTGGTTATTCATCCTTAAGTTACGTTACCAAATTACCTATAGATAATATTAAGATAGATAAAAGTATTATAAAAAATATTCACAAAGATAATAAAAGTTTACAAATAGTAAAATCTATAATACTTATGTCTAAAAGTTTAGATATAAATATTATTGCAGAAGGTGTTGAGACAATTGATCAGCTAGAAATTCTTCAAGAACTAGATTGCGATTTTATTCAAGGTTTTTATATTTCTGAACCATTACCTATAAAAAACTTTGAAAATAATTTTATAAAGTAA
- a CDS encoding tRNA (mnm(5)s(2)U34)-methyltransferase, with protein MSKEKFNNAVSIAKYICKNSLEFGDIVVDCTLGKGHDTILLANLVGNEGKVISFDIQKEAIYKTKERLKDLDHRNITLINDGHENLDNYIQEKVKLFIFNLGYLPGKDHNITTKAETTLKALKKALKLLGDNGIVLLVIYYGHENGKEEKAVLEKFTSELDQKDYNVMKNSFINQANDPPFLICIEKR; from the coding sequence ATGTCAAAAGAAAAGTTTAATAATGCAGTTAGTATAGCAAAATATATATGTAAAAATTCATTAGAATTTGGAGATATAGTTGTGGATTGTACTTTAGGTAAAGGACATGATACTATATTATTAGCAAATTTAGTGGGAAATGAAGGAAAAGTAATTTCCTTTGATATTCAAAAGGAAGCTATATATAAAACAAAAGAAAGATTAAAGGATCTTGATCATAGAAATATAACACTTATAAATGATGGACATGAAAATTTAGACAATTATATACAAGAAAAGGTAAAATTATTTATTTTTAATTTAGGATATTTACCAGGAAAAGATCATAATATAACAACTAAAGCAGAAACTACTCTAAAAGCACTAAAAAAAGCCTTAAAATTATTAGGCGATAATGGTATAGTTTTATTGGTAATATATTATGGCCATGAAAATGGAAAAGAAGAAAAAGCTGTTTTAGAGAAATTTACAAGTGAGCTAGATCAGAAGGATTATAATGTTATGAAAAATTCATTTATAAACCAAGCTAATGATCCACCATTTTTAATTTGTATAGAAAAAAGGTAG